A genomic stretch from Pyxidicoccus xibeiensis includes:
- the amaB gene encoding L-piperidine-6-carboxylate dehydrogenase, which produces MTHAILEALGLSERNPGTYLGNGEWSGTGPDADLEVFNPSNGQRLARVSSASAEDYETLVHRAAQAFAAWRATPAPRRGEAIRLCGEALRRNKDALGSLVSLEMGKIKPEGDGEVQEMVDIADFAVGQSRMLYGLSMHSERPGHRMYEQWHPLGLVGIISAFNFPVAVWAWNAFIAAVCGNISIWKPSPKTPLSAIAATRICNEALKAGGFPEVFFLFNDSGTELAQRLVDDKRVALVSFTGSSAVGRQVGVRVAQRMGRSLLELGGNNAIIVDRTADLKLAIPAIVFGAVGTAGQRCTTTRRLIVHEAIVDDVVARLTAAYAQVEARIGDPLEAGTLMGPLIDAAAVRRFEAAVEKARASGGRVVSGGRARGGPGHFVLPTLITGVSPGSEVVQTETFAPILYVLPYRTLEEAIAIQNGVPQGLSSAVFTQDLKVSEQFLSAAGSDCGIANVNIGTSGAEIGGAFGGEKETGGGRESGSDAWKAYMRRQTNTINYSDALPLAQGIRFEL; this is translated from the coding sequence ATGACCCACGCCATCCTCGAAGCGCTCGGCCTGTCCGAGCGCAACCCCGGCACCTACCTCGGCAACGGCGAGTGGTCCGGGACGGGCCCGGACGCCGACCTCGAGGTCTTCAACCCGAGCAACGGCCAGCGCCTGGCCCGTGTGTCCTCGGCCAGCGCGGAGGACTACGAGACGCTGGTGCACAGGGCGGCGCAGGCCTTCGCCGCGTGGCGCGCGACGCCCGCGCCCCGGCGCGGCGAGGCCATCCGGCTGTGCGGCGAGGCCCTGCGCCGGAACAAGGACGCGCTCGGGTCGCTGGTCTCCCTGGAGATGGGGAAGATCAAGCCCGAGGGCGACGGCGAGGTGCAGGAGATGGTGGACATCGCCGACTTCGCCGTCGGCCAGTCGCGCATGCTGTACGGCCTGTCCATGCACTCCGAGCGCCCCGGCCACCGCATGTACGAGCAGTGGCACCCGCTGGGGCTGGTCGGCATCATCAGCGCCTTCAACTTCCCCGTCGCCGTGTGGGCGTGGAACGCGTTCATCGCCGCGGTGTGCGGGAACATCTCCATCTGGAAGCCCTCGCCGAAGACGCCGCTGTCGGCCATCGCCGCCACCCGCATCTGCAACGAGGCGCTGAAGGCCGGGGGCTTCCCGGAGGTGTTCTTCCTCTTCAACGACAGCGGCACCGAGCTGGCGCAGCGGCTGGTGGACGACAAGCGCGTCGCGCTGGTGAGCTTCACCGGCTCGTCCGCGGTGGGCCGTCAGGTGGGCGTGCGCGTGGCCCAGCGCATGGGCCGGAGCCTCCTGGAGCTGGGGGGCAACAACGCCATCATCGTGGACCGCACCGCCGACCTGAAGCTGGCCATTCCCGCCATCGTCTTCGGCGCGGTGGGCACCGCCGGCCAGCGCTGCACCACCACGCGCCGGCTCATCGTGCACGAGGCCATCGTGGACGACGTGGTGGCCCGGCTCACCGCCGCGTACGCGCAGGTCGAGGCCCGCATCGGAGACCCGCTGGAGGCGGGCACGCTGATGGGGCCGCTCATCGACGCGGCGGCCGTGCGACGCTTCGAGGCGGCGGTGGAGAAGGCCCGGGCGTCAGGGGGCCGCGTGGTGAGCGGAGGCAGGGCGCGGGGCGGCCCCGGCCACTTCGTGCTGCCCACGCTCATCACCGGCGTCAGCCCCGGCAGCGAGGTGGTGCAGACGGAGACCTTCGCGCCCATCCTCTACGTGCTGCCCTACCGGACGCTCGAGGAGGCCATCGCCATTCAAAACGGCGTGCCGCAGGGGCTCTCCTCGGCGGTGTTCACCCAGGACCTCAAGGTGTCCGAGCAGTTCCTGTCCGCCGCCGGCTCCGACTGCGGCATCGCCAACGTCAACATCGGCACCTCCGGCGCGGAGATTGGCGGCGCCTTCGGCGGTGAGAAGGAGACGGGCGGAGGCCGCGAGTCCGGCTCCGACGCATGGAAGGCGTACATGCGCCGGCAGACCAACACCATCAACTACTCGGACGCGCTGCCGCTGGCCCAGGGCATCCGGTTCGAGCTCTGA